Below is a genomic region from Helianthus annuus cultivar XRQ/B chromosome 2, HanXRQr2.0-SUNRISE, whole genome shotgun sequence.
ACTGTACTTATTAAAGACAAAGAACACAGTTTACGATAATTAGCATACATAAAGGATAATTTTATTTAAgcaaattatgattttggcccctatggttaaatcacttttacccttttagcctaaaaaagaatttttttaacatctgagcctccaacgtctttttttctaaccattttggcccctaacactaacctcatccattaaatgttaggggccaaaatggttagaaaaaaagacattaggggccaaaaggattagaaaaaaagacgttgggccTTAGATGTAAAAAATTTTTTTAggttaaaagggtaaaagtgatataaccgtaggagccaaaatcgtaatttactcattttattatatttgtcATCGCCGGAAAGTGTACGACGGAGTGACGGACACACACACCGCCATCAAACACCGAAATGACGTCGCGGACGCTCCGGCAGATAGGAACCGCTGCAACTATCGATCTCATCGGCGAAGACCTTCTTCACAACATCGTCGGTAGACTTCCGGCAACCTCTTTCGCCTCCGCCGCTTGCGTCAGCCGCTTTTGGAATCTCGTTTGCGATCGCGTCCTTTGTCGTCCCAAGCTCTCCTCCGCATGCTCCCCCAATCCTTCTCTAGAGGTAACTTCTAATAAACCCTAACTCTTACATAATCACAAATTCTACTCGAAATCGTATAATTAGACATGTTTTATGCCCTAATTATGATCAGGTTGCTGTAGAAGAAGTGGTTAATAAAGTATTATCGGAGCCGATTCGTCCTCACTTTGCCATTGCTTCTCTTGTTGGTTCATTCGAAAATTATGAAGCTGAGGACGCTTTGGAAGAGGCTCGTGGCCTTGTATGTTGTTTATACTTCAAATTTGATTATGATTTATAAATGAATTATCAATAAGTTGCTGATTTTATGAATGACTTGCAGATTACTGCGGCGGTAGGAACTCATGTTCCAGTCATTACTCATTGTTCCCTGGGAATAATCTCTGATGAATCCCAAGAGGTTTTGAACTTTTGATTGCTGAGCTACCACTTGTTATTATTCTTTGCTGTTAACCAAGTAATGAAACGGATGTTTTCAATGAACGGAATTCTAACTAACCCTAAACGTGGAAAAAATCTATTGGTTAaaagcatggttgtaaaagtcccgcctaggcttcgagtactcgctacaaggtaggctgccgaggcacgagtactggtctcccaggccaattactccccgagtaatctccgcctaagccgagtacttcccgagtactcccgaatccgactagagagcgcctagcgacttttgcaaccatggttaaAAGAACAAGGCATAATGTAAGGGATGGATCACCAGTTTCGAACAAGAAGATTTAAACATATAGGCAGGTTTAACAGGTATCTGATAACGCGaacaacaaaaattttaaacatgaatacgactcgtttaactactttatatccaATGTTTATAAGACAGATGTATATTTTATGCACCTAGAAGGAGAAATAATGGATCCTAACtttcaaattttgattatttttaaaaatgtaaaaaatcacATGGTGTACTTTTCTGTTATCGTGTCTTAGCAGGTTACCTACATGTTACCTATTGCCAGCCCTGCATATAGGGTTTTTAACCCGAATGTGCTGATACAGGGGAAGAGTAACAGTAACAGAATCATGTTGACTGTTGGATTTCTACCGGGGATGAAAGTCACAGCAATCCCACTTTTACAGCAAATCGAGGTAATTTCGTCATGCAAATTAGTTCCTAGATTTTGACATTCTTTTTGGAGACTAGTAGATCAATTTATGTTAGTGATTGTGTATTAGCCAACTAAATCATAGGAAAAGTCATCGTATAGTTTCAGTTAAAGATTATATCTTATGGTATAATCACATGGAAACGTATATGTAGCAACTACTCTTTTTTTGTTTTAGTTGTTTTGTTTTAACGTTGTTCTTTATAAGTTTGTGTATCCATGTATCAGGAACCAGAAACTCTCATGTTTGACAAATTCGTAACAGACATAAGGGAGTTCTCAACTTCGGTTTCAGGGTGTAACTCCCCTGCTGCCATAATAATGTTCGGTGTAAGTCTTTCCTCATGTTATTTGTGCATATATtactaataaataataataaacaagaTCGCATTCTTGTTTACAGGACCGGTACCATGATGGCATAATCAATGTTGTGGAAAAGATGGGTTAGCGTTGCTTCATAAACACCTCACTTTGTTATGCTCACTTAACTTTATGCAAAAAAAAATCGTTTTTGTAGATTATGCTATGTCACCAAAAACCGTCATTGTTGGTGATCCTTTCTCTCGGTTCCAATATACCAAGGATCCTCATGATGTATATGCTGCTGTTGCCTTGGTATTTGCGGTGGAAAGGAATAAACCTCCTGGTAACATCCAAATCCACTTtcgttgatatatatatatatgtagggagaagatcatgcgagaaccacctcttattgtgagaaccgcgagaaccaatgtgaacacaccaaaaatgcctaaaaatagctaaaaatcacacaattttttttttatattttttatataaaaatcgctacttttcgaagccaaaaaaaaaaatttttttttggccactaaaagtagcgatttgagcataaaaaatattaaaaaaaaatttagattttttttttgatttttttaggttttttgggggtttagtttttagtattttagctttggggggagggggggggggtgggggttaggtttttttaggctttttttaggtttttttagccattttaggttgtgttcacattggttctcaaggttctcacaataagggtggttctcgcatgagcccctcgctatatatatatatatatatatatatatatatatatatatatatattatgtatgtTTTATCATATTCTTATTGTTTCTTTCTTAGTTTCCTATCTCTGCTGATCTGCATTTAAGATCAATTTTCTTTTAGTAATTTAATATTTCCTGTTGCATTTAAAGATTGGTTCCGTCCAGTTATGAGAGGTTCTTAATATTTTTTGAGCAGGTATAGGAGAAACCCAGTTTCATGCGGTATTAGCAAGTAGATTGTCACCTGTAGGCCCCACATACAAGGTATCATTTGTTAGAAAGAATTCGACTTGGATTGCTGCAAGAAGAGAAGGGTCACATGAGAATATTGATGGTGAAACCCTTTTGAATCAAGTTTATGATGCAGTATGTCATTCTTTATCTTTAGTAAATACTCAAAGACaatttcggggggggggggggggggaggatattccacggtcctcccaaccgccgaggtgatcccacctcgcagaccgccacccagcaagcctgagtctgggggtaaatctgctaccgtaggggcattgggaacgagcaagactcgaagGTCTTCAGACATTTAATTGTTTATAAATAATGACAGCTAGGAAAGCGTATTCCTCGTCGTTGTTTGTTCATTGCGGTTACAAAAAAAAGAAAATGCTCCTTTGGTCAAGAAAAGGCCGGATGTATGACGTCTCTTACATTCCATAAAGTTAGTGGGTAAGATACTTTGAGCGATTGCTTATATTATAATTTATAGTTCGGAAGTCAAATTATCATAGTTCACAACTTGCTATAGTCAACCTCTGCATATCATTAGCAGGAAGTCGTCTTACTGTTTCAAAATactgccaatgatctctagatcaagtggtggagcgcttgcatttctcttgagagatgcaggttcgactcccacttggtgcagagtgaggcactggtgggcaatgataggagacccagggaaacctgggttggatccttgagccaaacgggttttaccggtaagttcactgtcgtgcctacggacgggtgggttaccgggtttttcccggaattggtggtggactcgggttactctcggagtactccgtttgtccagtgggtgccccgagagtgctcgggattgagtttgttggtcgttcaaaaaaaaaaaaaactgtttcaAAATACTAAAGATACACTTCTGGTAATTTTTtgacccatttgacccgttctcATTTTTGCTAGCGTTTTTGGTTTTATCATCTTCATTCAGGACTTCCCAGGAGTATCTTCATGTTTTTGGTGTGGACATCAAAACCGGTGATACATTCCGTTTTTATCACCCAAGTGACGCTGGTCTATCTTCTGTCACTGCTGTCTCTAGCCATTTAAGATCTTTCAATCAAAGGGGCAACAACACCACTGGTGGTGATAAGCACGAGGTGTTTGGCGGCCTTATATTCACTTGTGGTGGTGAGAATTTCTTTGGCCAATCAAACATTGACAGCTCCCCCTTTTTGGACAACTTTCCCGGTGTGACACTTGGAGGGACACTTTGTCGCCGGGTGATTGGACGTGGTGTTTTAACTCTGTATCCTAAAGAATCTCAAGGACAAAAGGCGGTGCGAAGTTGCGTGCATCCTGGCGGTATTGTCTATTTAATCATGTCTTACACCCCATGAAAATTAATGTGGTTCTAGTGTTGTGAATTGGCCGGAAAGAAAGGATACACATTTACCTATATGAAGGTGTTTTTTCAAGTTGCTTGAATATATGTATTGTGGGAGGATGTTATCGAGTGTTTATGTCATGGTTTAGTAGTAGTTTTATGTCCTAAGATCGCGTGTTAACATGTAATTTCTTCCTTGTAAAATGtcaacttcttttttttttttttttttaacggatAACGGGCAACAAAATCAATCCCGAGCattctcggggcacccactggaccaaacggagtactttgagagtaacccgagtccaccaccaatttcaGGGAAAACCCTGTAACCCACCCGTCCGTAgacacgacggtgaaattactgGTAAAACCCATTTGGCTCAAGGATGTCttctatcattgcccaccagtgtctcactctgcaccaagtgagagTTGAACCTGCATCTCTTGAAAGAAATGTCAACTTCTAACTTCGTACTCTACTATATAAATTAGAAGTATATATTCCAAAAAATCTCACGTACTTCATAGTTCATACTTGTGAAATAAACATTCATAGTTCATAATGGTGaaataaacatttatttatttattataaagcTAACTAAGGAGATATTCAATTCATAGTTCATAATGGTGAAATAAACatttatttatctatttattaTAAAGCTAACTAAGGAGATATTCAATAAACCCTTTAGTGCaaacttagtttatttttattcatttattaAATCAACAAACATGAGCAATAACTTATTGCGTTTGGTTAAAGAATATGAACAAGTTTCTCATTCAGTTGTATACGTTTTGTGAAAGTGTTAATTCATATGTTCAGTATTTTTTTTAACGATATATTTATACCTAAATGTGAAGAAACGTCTAAGAAGATATATATTTATGTGTAGAAAGAATCACCTGAGTAGTCTATTTACTAAGGCCAATTTACGGTTTTGTTTCCTAGGAAATTCCATACGTCTCCTCTTCACAGCAATGAACCGCATGAGTCTCCGCTTTCTtatttttttcgagatacacgcTACCCCAAGTATCTTTCAAAAAATTTCATTCCTTATCCGTCTATCCTTAGGTGCCCACGTATCCACCTTAGTGTTCCGATCTATGCTATATCCATCTTTCGTACTAGTATCTAATTGACGGCCGAATAAACAGTTCTATATAACATGGTGGTTATGACTACAACCCTAtgaattttttgtttttaatcttATGGGGAACCTCTAGTcactaaaaaaacaaaataattttttCATAAAACCCCATGAGCCCACCCTCTTCTTTTTCATCCATCCATATGACCACTACGTTTAGTGAGTCACGTCTTATTTGACCAGTAGCCGACCACCACCACAGATTCTAACACCATGCTTTCTAAATAGCTgagtttacaaaaaaaaaacatcaaaacacACCATCCATGATCTCTATTATAAAGGAATAACCAAAATCAAACCTAACGTCACATCGACAACAATCAAGTATACGAAGCTGATTTAAGAGTTAAATAGTGTAACAGCTAAGTAAACTGTGCCAAGATATTGTCCGTTTTGCCTCCGATAGACAACCCATCGAGGGCATAGCACAATATCTTGACACTGTTACTTGGGCTGTTACAAATGATATCAGAGCCAGGGAGGTGTGCCTAATTTCATCATTTAGACTCCAATTTCCCTATTGAAGATTCCTTCTCCCTAATTTTAGGGATTTCTGAAGCGTTCTTTCTTTAGTATCGAACATGTAAATCACTAACAGCCATACTTTAtgcatttatttatatatttgtttcagtatattttatttcacaatatCTGGCAAATTTAGAATTCCTTAAATAAATGGATCTTATGTagcttattatttatttaataataaactACGTGTTAATATAAACTGCGTATACCAAAGAATGTATGTCACATCCAAAGATCTTGTGATGCAACCACTTTAAGCGTCATAGCCGACATTCCATGCAGAGGCGGCCCAGAGGGGGTGCGGGGTGGGCGATGACTCAGGGCCCATCCCCCAAACCCTCCTAGGGcccaaaaatttatttttttattaaagttaCGCTATAGGACTTAGAATACATAAGTACTAAATTAGAAAACAACAAGATGAGGCCCATCGTTTGGTGGTTCCCATGTCACTTTATTAGTGAGTAGGTCCTGGGTTCTAATCTCGATAGCTTcatttttagttgatttttttctttttgtttgttaCCTATGCATTAAATCCAAATAACATTAATTGACTAATTTTGCCTTACACTAAATCAAAATGAAAATCGTAGTTATTTCTCAAATCTAGTTTAAAAATGCTTATttatgttaatttcttaaaatattattcaatctacaattagttttgtgtgttccatttttttatgaaaaaaatcttttttttttgtttttttttttcctttttcaacCCTGTGTATTTTCTAAATAAATTTGGATAGGTTATGATGGTTTTACATGATCGTAAATAACGATTTTTAAAGTTACGACGTAACTATTCCACATTTTCTTAATTTACCCTTACAACGTGTTTTCTTTCTACGTTTCGTTGTCCAAGTGCGCGTGTGATGTGctttttatctacgtttccacGTAAAAAAGCATCCCGCCGCAACATGCAGGTGATTCCACaaatttttaattcattttcatatatttaaaaCTTTTTTATATATTCTTTTTAAGAAATTTATATTTTAGGGGCTCGTATTTTATCTTCGCACAGGGCCTACATATTTTCGAAGATTTTCGAAGACGACCCTGATTCCATGATATCCACTTGTGTGAGAGCCTTGCCATGCATTTGGACAAAGTTTCCACTCctatttcatacaatctaaactaccgaTCATCCCGGGGAGACCATGATATTCAACGTGATGTTCCAAAATTTGTTGCATATCACTAAACGTCGGTTTTCTCAAGTATCTTTTCATATATAGTTCAATGATATACGCACAAAAATTGTGAATACTTTCTATAGCCACTCGTGCCAACGTTTTTAAATAGTCGTCCATTATGTCAGAATTATTGCCGTAAGCCAGTTGTCTTAGAACGGCCATGACTTTTTGCGACGTGGTAAATCCTGAATTACCACGCGCATCGGGTCTTTGTCGGAAAAAATCATAATTATCCACTAAATCCTTTGAtattcttaaaaataaatttttactcacacgaaaacgacgcctaaacattctTTCATCATAcgtgtaggatcgtgttttgacccgaacgagtctatcagaggagttttgatcagatacaggtgcggaaaacaagtacctgacgtagaaacagctataTATTCTCTTAAGTCACtttgttgattgatataacagcgtttacattcagttctcacaccggcagcacctcggtatggaatccagaaggttacaaatgagatccacttatgtggtatttatagtgcaggtaggtccccacatacggacatgtccgtataagcggacctgacaaataagcggacctcctatgtccgtataagcggacctgacacataagcggacctcctatgtccgtataagcggacctgacacataagcggacctcctatgtccgtataagcgggcCTACTCTCTAAAATacatatactctccagttttctcgaaaaacgccccctaatctatacaatacaatgaataacatgatccaagacgaaatcaacagatgtagtgcaccaacagactccccctcagatgttgatggagtcgttcattgAGTCACGActatgctgtgtcttcacatcttcagtcttgatcagtctctgggcttttctctctctctgtcttcagactccccctctcgatttactggcattcctttgttcttcagtaacatcttcaggatcgttgtctggctttccgtctaacagcttctcatcttatcctgcaaaagctctacctcaaagtaaatttctctcacatacatatttcaaacataaaCTTGCACTAATTCAGACTCTtcttcaaaacaaacacaaattttgatgaaccacttgaaagattatattatgaaaacatttaattccaaacatacactccccctcaaatattgctcatcatgtttagcactcagaattttgaaaatcagctttccaatatcagttgtcaaaaatctttttgaatttttttttttaaactttatgctaaaacacactgaaaatcttttggattttgaaataaagacaaatgtaatgcagtaaagaaatatttacaaacaatattttgtgagttcgtgtaagaggatcatatcattttatgagacatatcactaacaccgttaagcttgattacattttcagttcaaaacaattcacctagattatcAGTATATCAGTCCACagaaattctcacacaaagttcaattgatccgagatacgatgttaatgtcttagatactaacttattcgtgtgtctcactgcttgaatatactcccgtattcagatcccaatattcagtcttacaggtgagtatactacaaatgatatctgtatataatttaaggggtatgcgagggccgagggatctcaggtcgatacttccgtatgcgcagagagatatcagcttcgacttttcggtgtgtcccctttagaggatcttttagtttcaacagcagcgactatcaattttattgtttcatcagcttgctgagggcgatgctatgtttcaagcatttgcggaaagcattatccggggactaggtcagtacttccatacagtagaagtcccgggataataccccagatatcattgagcataaagacctagtatctcagaataagggacctttcagacaagatttcaggggttacctatatatccaagtttgtgttaacccacagaacaagcaagtttgaaatttagtttatatctcgtcacaatttactaagtgtgtaaaaacctactggcacatcctcagtgagattgtttatcacattttatctttacatttctttagcatgttgtgacagcctactgatgtactatcatttcctcttttcacaacgaaactcatttttgaattttatcatgtttttgtatttttcaaattttctaatgtttttggattttctgaaatttccctactccccctaaaatgcaaacacatttcaaaggaaattgaAAATTTAACGAAACTCTTGACCCGCatgaaacataaaaagtaaaacaaactgtacagaaacatgacaaccgatatcaaaacgcttcaaatcgccattcactaggcataaacaatctgaactccccctttcacaaactattttctcatttagatttcaaaacacttaagtttgtttcaatcaaaatgatttttccggaaaatgagtttgttaagataaaaaaccacttgtaggtttatcactttgttaaaatcggggatatggttcatcatcttgttctttgtgttatcatgagttagtaaatcaagtacaacttaatgtccctgatttaccgttttgcaattaagcaacctgtaccacttgtaaaaataaccaaacaataccacttgtatgtatattcaaaatgccgattcctgcttcgcacttaccaacctggaagctccggcgtagtcattcaacctgtaaaattttaacaatttcaaacattttcaaaacaaccttattaaacatgaaagatgccgattcctgatccacgattacaaacttgggatctccggcactTAACCATTTGCAGTTAAGAAtcctctgataccacttgtaggatcgtgtcttgacccgaatgagtcgttcagaggcgttctcctatgtttcaggtgcggaataacaagaaacgtaggtagaaatagcttgttcttcactttaatattttgttttattgatttgacaatgtttacattcaattcttcacaccggcagcacttcggtatggaaatcaccaagttaccaatgagatccgcttatggggtatatatagtgttggtaggtccccacatacggacatgtccgtataagcggacctgacacaaaagcggacctcctacgtccgtataagcggacctgacacataagcggacctcctatgttcgtataagcggacctagtcTCTAAAACACctatactctccagttttctcgtaaaacgagccctaatctatacaatacaatgcataacatgatccaagacgaaatcaacagatgtagtgcaccaacagactccccctcagatgttgatggagtcgactatcaaGTCACAACAatactgtgtcttcacatcttcagtcttgatcagtctctgggcttttctctctctctgtcttcagactccccctctcgatttactggcattcctttgttcttcagtaacatcttcaggatcgttgtctggccttcacaaaatcaagattgatttccaggatcgaaacttggctttcttcaatcagaggtcttcaggaatcaaaacctggcactctatcttcagatccaagatcaaaacctggctattcctgcacaatcttaacccagaaataaaatTTCTAAATTTAACACTTTGTGTGCACCAATACTAACTCCCTCTCATATACAAGTGCACCAACTACAACTTTTCCTCAGATTACTATCTCTaagatgaaccacttgttgattaacCAAAACAAAATTATTTTGACAATTTAGACACACtccactccccctcacaacaagatcatcatgtctagcactttggaattttgaagatcagctttccaacaccagttgtcgaaaatctttttgatttttccaaaagtttatgctaaaacatacacaaaatctttttggatttttctaaaaattgacaccatttgtaaaaatacgagaatgtagaaatgaaatatttgcaaacatatttttgtgagttcgtgtaagaggatcatatcagtttatgagacatgtcactaacaccgttaagcttgattacattttcagttcaaaacaattcacctagattttcagtatatcggtccactgaaattcttacacaaagttcaattgatctgagatacgatgttaatgtcttagatactgacttattcgtatgtctcactacttgaatatactcccgtatccagatcccaatattcagtcttacaggtgagtatactacaaatgatatctgtatataatttaaggggtatgcgagggccgagggatctc
It encodes:
- the LOC110898945 gene encoding F-box/LRR-repeat protein At5g63520 isoform X2; translation: MTSRTLRQIGTAATIDLIGEDLLHNIVGRLPATSFASAACVSRFWNLVCDRVLCRPKLSSACSPNPSLEVAVEEVVNKVLSEPIRPHFAIASLVGSFENYEAEDALEEARGLITAAVGTHVPVITHCSLGIISDESQEVTYMLPIASPAYRVFNPNVLIQGKSNSNRIMLTVGFLPGMKVTAIPLLQQIEEPETLMFDKFVTDIREFSTSVSGCNSPAAIIMFGDRYHDGIINVVEKMDYAMSPKTVIVGDPFSRFQYTKDPHDVYAAVALVFAVERNKPPGIGETQFHAVLASRLSPVGPTYKVSFVRKNSTWIAARREGSHENIDGETLLNQVYDALGKRIPRRCLFIAVTKKRKCSFGQEKAGCMTSLTFHKVSGTSQEYLHVFGVDIKTGDTFRFYHPSDAGLSSVTAVSSHLRSFNQRGNNTTGGDKHEVFGGLIFTCGGENFFGQSNIDSSPFLDNFPGVTLGGTLCRRVIGRGVLTLYPKESQGQKAVRSCVHPGGIVYLIMSYTP
- the LOC110898945 gene encoding F-box/LRR-repeat protein At5g63520 isoform X1, with translation MTSRTLRQIGTAATIDLIGEDLLHNIVGRLPATSFASAACVSRFWNLVCDRVLCRPKLSSACSPNPSLEVAVEEVVNKVLSEPIRPHFAIASLVGSFENYEAEDALEEARGLITAAVGTHVPVITHCSLGIISDESQEQVTYMLPIASPAYRVFNPNVLIQGKSNSNRIMLTVGFLPGMKVTAIPLLQQIEEPETLMFDKFVTDIREFSTSVSGCNSPAAIIMFGDRYHDGIINVVEKMDYAMSPKTVIVGDPFSRFQYTKDPHDVYAAVALVFAVERNKPPGIGETQFHAVLASRLSPVGPTYKVSFVRKNSTWIAARREGSHENIDGETLLNQVYDALGKRIPRRCLFIAVTKKRKCSFGQEKAGCMTSLTFHKVSGTSQEYLHVFGVDIKTGDTFRFYHPSDAGLSSVTAVSSHLRSFNQRGNNTTGGDKHEVFGGLIFTCGGENFFGQSNIDSSPFLDNFPGVTLGGTLCRRVIGRGVLTLYPKESQGQKAVRSCVHPGGIVYLIMSYTP